The sequence below is a genomic window from Herpetosiphon gulosus.
ATAAACCACCCCCAAGCTATGACAAAACTTGTCAGTTGTTGCCAGCATTATGCGGAGCAAATTATCAATTATTGGGCTAAAATTTGGCTAATTATTAAATTTTTTTACAAATTAAGCAAAATCGGCTAGTATAGGGCTATCGATTGATCATTTAATTTAGAAGGAGGCAAACTGCAATTCTCATGGCCTCACCGCGTTGTGGTCAACATTGTTGCTCAGGTGTAGGTACGACCGCCATGTTGGAAGCGTACTGGATAACTGTTTGTTGCAACCATTTGTTGAGGAGGCTCGCTTGAAGCGTCTATGGCTAAGTACGTTGGTTGTTGGCTGTTTGCTTAGTTTGGCTAGCCCTACGAACACTGCTGGGCAGACTCGTTTGAAAGAAAAAACACCCGAACATTTGGCCGAGGCCGAAGCGCCTGCGGTTGCAGGTCAATATTTGATCAAATTCAAGCCTGGATTGAGTAAATCTGCACGCAGCAATACCCTCAAAAACCTCGGAGCCGATCAACTTCAACACCTCGATAGTCTTGATCTTGAGTTAATTGAATTTGCTGCGCTCAAACAAAACGCTACTCCAGAGCAAACTGAACGAGTGCTGGCCGAGCTAAAAAACAATCCAGCAATTGAATATGTTGAGCCAAACTACATTTATGCTCCGCTATATACGCCGAATGACCCAGGTTTGGGCCAGCAATGGGCTTGGGGAGTGATCAAAGCCTATGATGGCTGGAACATTACCCAAGGCAGCCCCACCGTGATTATTGCGATTGTAGACACTGGCATCCAAACCAATCACCCTGATCTCGATGCCAAAATTGTGGCTGGCTACGATTTTGTTGATAACGACACCAACGCCACGGATGGCAACGGTCATGGCACACACTTGGCTGGCACAGCCGCTGCCGAAACCAACAATAGCACTGGTGGCGCGGGTTTATGCCCCAAGTGCCGCTTGATGCCAATTCGGGTGTTCAACAATAATGGTAGTGGCACATTGGCCGCCGTGGCGCAGGGCATTACCTTTGCCGCCAACAACGGAGCCAAAGTCATCAACTTAGGCTTGGGTGGCAGCGCCTCAACCACCTTGCAAAACGCAGTTAATTATGCTTGGAACAAAGGTGCCTTCCTGACCTGCGCAGTTGGCGGCAGCAACTCGGGCACACCAACCTATCCAGCGGCCTACCCCAACTGTTTCCCCGTAGCGGCCAGCGGCAAAACCGATATTAAAACGCCTTCATCGGGCTATGGCACATGGGTCAAAGTGGCGGCTCCAGGCGCAAGCATTTATTCAACATGGCTGAATGGTGGTTATAGCACCATCAGCGGAACCTCAACCGCAACCGCCCATGTTTCGGGCTTGGCTGGCTTATTGGCCTCGCAAAACCGCACCAACGTCCAAATTCGCGATCGCATTTGCGCCACCGCCGATCCAATCGCAGGTACTGGTACATACTGGTCGTGTGGCCGGATTAACGTTTATGCTGCGGTGCAATAAACCAGCTTTAATTGGATAATCATGCCCTCACCTCTAGCTCACAAGGGTATAAGGATAATTGCTGTTCACTCACCCCAACCCCTCTCCCAATGCGGCCGGCGAGGGGCATTCCACCCTTCATGACACGGAGGTTCCCCCTCTCCTGCTGTGCGGGAAAGGGGGATATGTTACCCAATTGGCGTACATTAACCAGCAAATCGAAAGCCCCTCTTTGATTGTGATGGGAAGAAGGCTAGAGTGACGGATTTCAACTTGGGTCGTCGGGGTGCTTGGGCAGATCGGTTGAGGCAAAAGGCGAAGGCCCAGAATGTTTGGGCCAAATAATCATATCGGGCGTTGTGCCATGTTTAGCCATCACGTGGGTTAGTTTTTCATGCAAACGATCGCGTTGCGCTTGTACCTCAGCTTGGCGGGTTGGTGGCAATTTAGCAAACACACTGGGATAGGCTAAATTATGCCGTTCTTCGCGATCAGCTGCTAAATCGTAAAGCTCGTACTCTGGTTGCGCCCCCGAAAATGGATCATAATACACCGCATATTTCCAAACTTGCTCGACCACACAACGAATATGATTCGCTCCAGGCACATACATATACAAATCGTCATAGGTAAAATGCAGATGATCTTGCACTTCGCGCTGCTGATTATGCAAAATCGGTGTTAGATCGTTGCCTTGAAACCGCCAGCGTTCGCGATCGGGCACATTGGCAATCGTGGCGATCGTCGGCATTAAATCGATCAAACTGGCTAAGGCATTGGTTTGCACGGGCTGCGGAAAAAGCTTGGGATTGCTGATCACAAAGGGAATATTCAAGGTTTCTTGATAGACGTTGTACATTTTTTGGCGTTGCCGCCCGTGGGCCATCGCCATATCACCATGATCACTCACGCGGACAATCACGGTATCATCGTACAAACCTTTGTGTTTGAGCGCATCCAGCACGCGCAAAATTTGATGATCGACATGGCGACAGAGATAGGCATAAAAGCGGCAATAACCAAGTTGCGCTTCGTGATCATTGGGGCCAATCACGCCATTACCTGCGTTGCTCAAACGGCGGAAGGCGGTTTGGGCTTTGGGCTTGGTACTCAACGATTCATTCACAGTTGATGGCAAACCAATCGGCAAATCAGCAAAGGCGGCGCGATTGTAGCCTGCTGCCTCAAATAATGGCACTTGTTGTCCATCAATCGTCACTGCTGCCGTGCCAGTACCAGGAAAGGCCAAGACATCGTGGGGATTGACCAGCGACACAATCAAGCAAAATGGTTGTTCCGAATCATAGCGCTCAATCCAGTTCAAAACACTTTCAGATTCTAGAAAAGCGCTAGGTAGCTCGCCATATTTAGCAGCCTTGCCATGACCGCTGACAAAACGCCCATCGTTGTTGGTATCGCCACCACCCATATTGGCAATCGCTAAGTTATCGCCAGCGTCGGGCATGCCCCAAGCGTCGAAGCCCCAATGCTTGGCCAGATGTTCACGATCAACCTCTGTCCAATATTTCTGATTCAGCGAGGTGCTAAATTGGGCTGGTTTGGTCAGATGCCATTTGCCTTTGTAGGCAACCTGATAGCCTGCTGTGCGCAACATTTTAGCCAGATTTTGCAAGTTGCTGCGCAAACCTTGCTGCCGCCGCTCCTTAACTCCGGTTGCGGTTTTCTCGCGTACATCGTTCATATTATCGAATTCGAGCACCTCGGTTACCCCATGATGAGCGGGGTAAAGCCCGGTGAACAAGGTTGCGCGGCTTGGCGAGCAGGTGCAGGCATTCGTATGACCATTGGTAAATGTTACGCCTGTTTGCTTTAATTGCCGCATTGCTGGCAGCTGGGCATCGGCCCAACCATCAGGCCAATGTGGATTACCACTTTGCTGGTCGGAGATAATCAGCACCAAATTCGGCTGCCGCCGCAGATCGCCAAACGCCATCCTAGCCTCCTTATGCATTACCAACATGATTAATCC
It includes:
- a CDS encoding S8 family serine peptidase; this translates as MKRLWLSTLVVGCLLSLASPTNTAGQTRLKEKTPEHLAEAEAPAVAGQYLIKFKPGLSKSARSNTLKNLGADQLQHLDSLDLELIEFAALKQNATPEQTERVLAELKNNPAIEYVEPNYIYAPLYTPNDPGLGQQWAWGVIKAYDGWNITQGSPTVIIAIVDTGIQTNHPDLDAKIVAGYDFVDNDTNATDGNGHGTHLAGTAAAETNNSTGGAGLCPKCRLMPIRVFNNNGSGTLAAVAQGITFAANNGAKVINLGLGGSASTTLQNAVNYAWNKGAFLTCAVGGSNSGTPTYPAAYPNCFPVAASGKTDIKTPSSGYGTWVKVAAPGASIYSTWLNGGYSTISGTSTATAHVSGLAGLLASQNRTNVQIRDRICATADPIAGTGTYWSCGRINVYAAVQ
- a CDS encoding sulfatase-like hydrolase/transferase gives rise to the protein MAFGDLRRQPNLVLIISDQQSGNPHWPDGWADAQLPAMRQLKQTGVTFTNGHTNACTCSPSRATLFTGLYPAHHGVTEVLEFDNMNDVREKTATGVKERRQQGLRSNLQNLAKMLRTAGYQVAYKGKWHLTKPAQFSTSLNQKYWTEVDREHLAKHWGFDAWGMPDAGDNLAIANMGGGDTNNDGRFVSGHGKAAKYGELPSAFLESESVLNWIERYDSEQPFCLIVSLVNPHDVLAFPGTGTAAVTIDGQQVPLFEAAGYNRAAFADLPIGLPSTVNESLSTKPKAQTAFRRLSNAGNGVIGPNDHEAQLGYCRFYAYLCRHVDHQILRVLDALKHKGLYDDTVIVRVSDHGDMAMAHGRQRQKMYNVYQETLNIPFVISNPKLFPQPVQTNALASLIDLMPTIATIANVPDRERWRFQGNDLTPILHNQQREVQDHLHFTYDDLYMYVPGANHIRCVVEQVWKYAVYYDPFSGAQPEYELYDLAADREERHNLAYPSVFAKLPPTRQAEVQAQRDRLHEKLTHVMAKHGTTPDMIIWPKHSGPSPFASTDLPKHPDDPS